Sequence from the Mytilus galloprovincialis chromosome 13, xbMytGall1.hap1.1, whole genome shotgun sequence genome:
GCCAATACTGTATCAGTTGGACATTTTCcagaaaatattttacaattacagctatcaaatccaaaaaagtttttatttgtatCACACATACAGGGTAGATGACACCCTGATAAGTCTGGCAGGTAATCTACTCTGATTGATCCTGTTAGGATGcaaattatttacattaattaattaataataatttagAGTAACTAtgtttgttttataaagaatttCGTTATAAACAAAACAGTTCTAGTTATCGCAAAACCTTAACAAAAAGTCTGTATTTTTCTTCGACTTAAGGTTGTTGAATGCACacttaatttttatgattttttctaTCGTTTCGATAATCAACAATTCTATGGTGGTATAATTTTAGAAACAATTTGAGTTTGAACTGGTGTAggtttcatttgtttatttttaatatttattcgtGATAACGTATTGGAAGAACCAAAGTTTTGTTGAATTACTAATAAATCAGATATTTACCGAAAGGGCAAGAGTCATATTCCTCACATGGTAAAGGTAAGTCCGAGTTAGTATCATccaacatccaagttgatttagGACATGGCTTACATATATCTTTTCCGTGGTCAGTTAAACATTTCTCAACATACGTTCCTACATAAAATAAAACAGTAATTCAGACTAGACCGACAAACCATAATACTCATAAAAGTACCACAAAAACCAGAGTGATTGAAATTCTGgataaaatcataaaaagttatcaaaggtaccaggattataatttagtacgccagacgcgtgtttcgtctacataagactcatcagtgacgctcatatcaaaatagttataaagccaaacaagtataaagtcgAAGAGCATAGGTAATGTTATAATAgatatttgaaaaatgaattaTATTTGATAAGATAAAACTTTTATGAGGAAAAATgtgataataacattaaaagtACCAATTATATTGCATCAGATATTCATTTCTACAATACATATCTCTTTGGTTGGCAATACTCTAGACCTAAACTATTTTTTAGCCAAAGACATTGTTCACTTTTGGCACAATATGGCCTTGAATTTTAACTTTATCATAACAACGCCAAAGAGGTCACAATGAGCTTTCTAATTGAAATTGTTTTCAAACGCCTTCATGCTAAGTAAAGCAAATTCTTCTCAACAGTCATAACAGTAATAACAGTACGTCATAGGCTCCAAAGATAGCgttcttttttttcttgaaaaagtGTTAAAAATGATGATATTGTGCATTTTTGGAATAATCCGTTTAGAAAAAACGTGACTGCAACatacaatttaaaatgttttgtaatcAACAGGTGTCATGGTTGATAAAAATAGTAGAATCACAACTATTAATATGTGAAGTTTATAGTATTGTTGCGAGATTTAAAAAAAGCCCTAAAATCTTATAACCATGGTTAGCCCTTAGTAAACCTCCTCCTTGCATCAATTACCTGGTTGACATGTCACCTTTTCACAACAAAAACCTTTCCAGTCAGTCCTATCGATATAATTCTTAGGACACTCTTTAGCCAAACTCTGTTCGTATTGAATGGTTAGAATTGTGAAGACTAGAACGATGTTTATGTTCTGCAAAAGAAGTACATGTAAGATATACACGATGAAGCTATAATATACAAAAGGTATTATGTaattttataaaaccaaaaatttttctttttataccaTATTGCTAAACATCTTTTATAGACAATCTTTCCCTACAAGTGAACTTgtgttttattgattttcaagcttttttattttttataagaatgATGTTTGGTCatgcattatttcatttttttcggACATTTGCAAAGCTCTATCTATCTAGTTATCTAGTCCCTCCCTCCAGCTATGTGGATACgattaatattttaaagttttctcCTCGGTGAAGACGAACACATTGTTGTCGTCATTAGTTATGACCTACATCTCATGTTTCGTGCATTATTGACCTTTTGTCTAAATCAGAAATTTTCTTAAGAATGGTCTGTCCATTTTTGAAGCatgaaatttgtatttttgctgGGCATTCTTTCTTTCAACAATACAAATTTTTGGTTCATTCGTCTTTACGTTAAGAATGCGGAAAACATGTACTTAATAAATTGGGGATATTGTCAATAAACAACCATGGTACACAGAATTTTTCAAGGTTGAAAACTCTGGTAATCGTCTCATGTCATTATTTCCTTGTAAGAGGGTTGCTGAAATACTGAACCAGTTTATATGATAAATATGATGATTTCTACTTTCCAAAAGACAAGTTGAATTGTCCGTTTATGTTCCTATGGATTTGATTACCAGGATATGCTCCTTAAAGAAAAAACTGCTCCAACATCATTATTAAGAAAAATGACCGAAAGGAACAATTCACAAGTTTTGCGGTCATCATTACGAATTGGTTGTTCGATACGATATGGCTGTGttctatttcaatattgaattgtTTTCTCAGTCTAAGATCTAAGATATTTAGATACCAGACCGAGTTTAGACACATATAGCTAGTGGTAAATACATGAAACGCTTTCACTATCAATACACCCTCTCCGCTTATTTTAGAGTTCCTTTAATTCCATTCATATTGTTTGTTACTTTAATTTGGCTTcttaattgttatcaaaggtgacagtattataatttaatacgccagacgcgcgtttcgtctatataagactcatcagtgacgctcagatcaaaatagttataaagccaaacaagtacaaagttgaagtgcattgaggacccaaaatttcgacacgttgtgccaaatacgactaagttAATCTAttactgggataagaaaattctcagtttttcgaaaaattcaaagttttgcaacaggaaatttataaaaatgaccatacaattgatattcatgtcaacatcgaagtcctgactactggggtggtgataccctcgtggacgaaacgtccacagTAGTCTGTAATCCATTTGACATTGGGACATTTGAACATCGATGAACATCTATTGCCTAAATGTCtagattttcttttttgtatgttaCATCAAATTTGTTAATGAGGTTTTCAGCTGAAAgttgaaatttgaatttgctttatatgtatgccttttttttttggtgttttctttgttGTCATACTTATTTGCTTTTGAAGTGATTAGAACTATTACACAATGTTGATCTCTGTGCCcctttcattttcaattttacctattttgtaaatacttttctctcacattattgtcaatatactGGAATTTGACGCGACCTTCGAACAAGTGAGAGGataagcaagctataaaaccacgTTTTATTCACCATCtttaacataagaaaatgtctctaccaagtcaggaatatgacagttgttatccatgcgtttgaggtgtttgagcttttgattttgccatctaattagggaatttccgttttaaatttccctttgagttcggtatatttgttattttacttttttaagctACAATTTGTCATCTCTTACCGACCGTACCTGCTGTCACAAGAACTCAATAACATTGTATCTAACAATGAGTAATGTCACAgtagaaaaaagatttaaaacaatttttcctattataatcattataaaaagccgttaggtattctcAGTCAGAAGTGGTATTTGTGTGTATTTCAATGTACGTTATGCTACCATCACATCAAGGATTCTAAATTAGATCGATTAAGTTTCTTATACTCTTTATGAGCCCAAGCAATGGAATTAAAAAATATCGTTCTGCTGTTTGCTATAAAAAAACTTTCTTGTATCCAATATCCAAATATAGAAAATCATATGACTTGATATCTATAGATactaattatttctaaaaaattcaACAGAATCTGAATTTTTGTAGGATTAATTAAATCGAGTTCTTTAACAAGCGAGAGTATCGACGGCAATACCGTGCgcatatattgcaatattgcatcAATTATCGGTATGACGGGACCGAATTAATAGACAAAAACTTTCAGTCATACCATGACTTATAGATATAATGTATTGTATCATGAAAACCTTTGTGTTCATTcttcattctattttttttaacatatttagcATATAATATTTCCTAATTTAAAGAAacttttataattcaaattgttatTATCATAATATTCTCGAATGTTTAAGACGAAACCAAAATAGATAAGGGAATATTGAAAACCTATATATATCCATTTCTTCAAGGTTAGGATTATTGCTTAATATAGGTGTGCGTCAACTATAGGTAATTTAAAGCCAGACAATTAATTGGTATTATTTGAAATCATGAAATCGTATGTT
This genomic interval carries:
- the LOC143057839 gene encoding uncharacterized protein LOC143057839 isoform X2, with protein sequence MKNINIVLVFTILTIQYEQSLAKECPKNYIDRTDWKGFCCEKVTCQPGTYVEKCLTDHGKDICKPCPKSTWMLDDTNSDLPLPCEEYDSCPFGSIRVDYLPDLSGCHLPCMCDTNKNFFGFDSCNCKIFSGKCPTDTVLALNGSCLPKKIANEENDLRPDNPVYIPIDGITNKFETSTKEKEHDAPIKRQNSAVVEREEILKSYDTRTDSSTSETEIKIEKGNIETERYSRI